The nucleotide sequence ttggatgacatcaccccttgtttgatgctttttggaaggccgagcatgtagagctcaatcctttgagattcggggttaacaagattaggacacatcaaggatagttcggcgaagcgttgattataagctttaagatcgtttccgaccacttttaaagctcttagttcttcctcaagctttcgggtttcttcgcgcggaaaatattcaacaatcatcttttcctttagatcggcccaagagagggcatgagcttcatcggtacccaccgattgaacataggtgttccaccatgttagagcaattccggagaaagtgtgagtggagtatttgaccttgtcttggtcccgacaaccgcttatgctaaagacggcttccgtttgctcaaaccatcgggtgagcacgaccggtcccccggttccatcaaaagtgtgaggtttgcaccccatgaaagctttataggagcatccctcgtttgagtttccggctccattgttgttgttgttgttgttgttgttgttgttgttgttgtgattgttattattattgttgttggatgagtgaccggccatggccgcatctacggcggtggctatcatccgttcgagagcttgttcgggagtttcattgcggcgtacacgacgaggagccattgttccttcaagacacaagaatatcattgattagtattctcaataatactaaccgtgatatagaataaagataaagagaagttttttttttttttttttttcctcgactctccttaaattctttatgtcataatgtcggaacgttcatatgagtcaccgtaatataatcccggaaattatattaccctgattcatatgtgcattcgacatcatttcatatagtcaaggtggcgcgtcaatcaaattaaacaacgtgagattaagatgaactaagagtagatatgagtagaagcgttcgagtataaatgcacaagtagtcaagtaattcctacttcaagtctatatgccggttgtagtctagactcaccaatgtaccctatgactcggggttgacactaatgaactctaaatccctacaaccaacgctctgataccatctgtagcgacccgaccaaatcgtcattggcggcgccgtctacttaggtcccgttacgtggtcataagtctttaaaacaacgtttgaccaaaagatatgtcgcattcatttcaaatgtaaaggttgttcaagttttacaagaatagttccaccacaagttacgatacaaagttttaagtacaaatgaaacttatgcgacacaatttaaaagtatccaaaagacgctccatgtatgcatgtatactcgacatccaatgcaagtatcaaaataatgagcggaagcatgtatcatgtatcgttcaaggacctaagaaaaacatagaaatctgtcaacgaaaacgttggtgaaatcataggtttaagtaagtaagtacaagtgaaccacaagatttgcatcaatgaaataatagtaatacattccaaaagtttgtttcacgagcacccaattatcaaagcttaacattccatccattgtataccccatccatagtgctagaacaaacactgattctcgaaaatatatttcatccgtagacggtagcgaaccgtcaaagatgagggttgtcaacccatatggccatataacataagttctcgcttacacccggcaagtgtaactaatgataatcgaattgaggatttttgttctaaactcgtatgtagaatgtttgttttcccgttcttgtgttcacttagttcaaaagaatcgtttatgttttctcatcccaaatataagttcaaaaagagtaaaagtgggactatgatctcacctttgattgcaagagtgaaatagtacttcaacaagtaaacgtgcacagaacaatgctagtctcgacctaaacaattaggttgtatcaataacgatagtcacgaagggtcaaagatgttcaattagtcctatggctcaatacgactcgattaatatagcatgtgaagcaaattgtcaagtttcatgcaagatacaagtataaaagcatgttaggaagattgcataattaattggttaagtttgacaaaaagtcaaacttggtcgggtcaaagtcaacgaaaaagtcaacatgttcgggtcgggtcccggacaaattttccatgctaattattcatatacaagtatattaaaacaagtttcatgtgaatcggaggtcggtagctagtcaaacatttcacgttaaaagggacatggaggtcagaatctgtccaggccatttggcgcgccgcgcggggtagggtgcgcgccgcgcgacctgtagttcagctatttttctgtctttcaaactatgcacgagccaaaaccaattctaacacaattcttgacccgcaaacacttataacgcctatcatacatcgttggaaaggtattttgacgaggaatgcaactaaacacatatcatcaatcaaacttccacttataacaaccaaaaaccgcaattaaacattcataatcaaagttcaagttccaaaaacgcattttatgattcgggcaaccaaattacatgtatgttatgccgtttcgaaggtaatcaaacacacattgcaacaaaacacttaacaacaatatctcatagcatttgacgcatcaaaagttcatgtaaagctcatcaaaccctaatccaagttctcaaaatcattaatcatgttcttggagtttccttaatcaacctatacatcaaaacgaagctaatgatactagtaacacttttaaaacatgcactttaacaatctaacaacatttgatcatccaaaatcaaggatttagcaagtaattttcatattgaactagttacaccaaaaacaacgaatcgagcatacaaattacatacacgacatcacaatgagccatagacactaattaacaactttataactcaaaaacatcaagaacacaaaatctagtgattttagaaagttacccaaatgagatgaagttggtaccaaaatgaagaggatgaagagaggatcacgaatatgtaatttattttgttgtaagcctcctagatcgaatttagatgatgattgaatgaatttggataattgggtgtgtgttcttgctagagagaaagagagagatggagatgataatgaatgggtgaaaggggtttgaccctttgacctagacaagggtttgatcccttgtcaagtttagtccctaaactttcgttcgggtgcgggaattacctaaacgagataatttaaaacgcgtatcaacggaagatgttataaacatataacggactttatattagtataacggaaaagtaaatggaaaaaggcgggatgttacaatatatatatatatatatatatatatatatatatcattatttaaaaatggttattgttattgttattattattattactatattatcattaagataattattagtattatcgttaataatgttatagtaactatcattattaatattagtgtaattaaaacaaatatttgtaacacctaattattttgattactattattatcattattatgaacacgatataaaagacgattaaaagctattaaacgaaacaattaggaaataatgggtaagagtatcatgatgaaattaaaatattataagatattgatttagataaaattatcgttcttattatttttatcattactattattattaaaagtatcgttagtattaaaactatcattttaacaaaaattatcattttaatagaaatgtcattgttactataaaatatcattattattattattttaaagataatattaaaattatcgtaaatattaaagttatcataattagaatcatcgttttatcataatgtcatcttagtaattataaatattgatatttttataataataattattattacaaaataatacaacttttacttactatcattatagatattattttattaaataaatatgtgatacaaacatattttactacgtgtaataacttactttaataatacctatcatattatctttatgatattaaatgaaccctataaattttattacttaatatatataaaaatatattttattatataaatttaacataaaattttatttattaataaataaattatattatttactctaataaatcttttaaaaatatttaaaaatataaaacgacgatatttaaactatatattaatcatgtatagatttttggaaattattttgagtcaaatttacttttgttgacttttgcatattagtctcgagcattaggattgtggtacactatgacttgacctaatttgttagacaaatattgaccaacacataaatatatataattaatttaggttcgtgaatccgaggccaaccttgcacttgttcaatgacgttatatgtatttttactacgaaatacagtatggtgagtttcatttgcctttttaccctttatatttttgggactgagaatacatgcgcttttataaatgtttgacgaaatagacacaagtaattgaaactacattctatggttaaattatcgaaatcgaatatgcccctttttattaaagtctggtaatctaagaattagggaacagacaccctaattgacgcgaatcctaaagatagatctattgggcctaacaaaccccatccaaagtaccggatgctttagtacttcgaaatttatatcatgtccgaaggaggatcccggaatgataggggatattcttatatgtatctagttaatgtcggttaccaggtgttcaccatatgaatgattatttttgtctctatgcatgggacgtatatttatgagaactggaaatgaaattcttgtggtctattaaaatgatggaaataaatgattatgataaactaatgaactcaccaaccttttggttgacactttaaagcatgtttattctcaggtgttaaagaaatcttccgctgtgcatttgctcattttaaagatattacttggagtctttcatagcatatttcgaagaacgttgcattcgagtcattgagttcatcaaagattattattaaataaatttatagttggatagtggatattatgaaatggtatgcatgcctgtcaattttcgatgtaaagaaagattgtcttttaaaaacgaattcaatatttgtaaaatgtatcatatagaggtcaaatacctcgcaatgtaatcaactattttaaatcgtttataatgtatatgaacgggtcctttcagcctcAACCAGTGCTCAATGCAATTTGGAAACATCATGTTTTCGATTATGTTCAAGTAGAATCAAGTGGACGGTCGGGTGGATTGTTATCTATTTGGAGATCCGACGTGCTCTCTTTGGTCAAGTCTTGGAAGAAGAGATATTGGATTGCAACTATACTACGGTATCTCCCTTCCAACCTCACTGTTCTTTTAATTAATGTGTATGCTCCCAATTGTGAAAATAGGAAAAGATTGGTGTGGTCACAACtaagagatattgctatctcttgGCCGGGTCCTCTTTGTTTGATTGGCGATTTTAATGCTGTATGTCACCCGGATGAGAGACTTCGTGAAATCATCGATTTAAATAATATTAGCAGTATTCAATGATTTTATTCTTAGTGCCTCTTTGTTTGATCAATCATTGGTGAACGACGAGTTTACTTGGGAAGGCCCAAATGGCAAATTTTCTCGAATTGATAGAATGCTTGTTAATGCCAAATGGGCTGCTCTTTGGCCCGATGCAATTCTCCAAACGGGTAACACAGATAAATCGGATCACAAACCGTTAATTTGGGGGAATAAATTAACTTACTGGGGACCGAGGCCTTTCAGATTCAATAATATATGGTTTTCTAATCGCAATTTCCTCACATTCTGTGAAACAAAGTGGGCATCTTACCAATTTCACGGATGGGCTGCATTCATCATCAATAAAAAGCTTCGACTTTTGAAAGCTGATATCAAAGAATGGTGCATATCTCAGAAGAGTGATGATGAAATCAACCTCCAGGTGTGTTTGAATGATATTATTTTTCTTAAAAATTGCTTCAAGTCGAGAGATCTCTCTGATGGCGAGATGGCTTCCCTAGCCAGTTTAAAAATCTTGAAAAAACAGTTAACGGTTAAAATTGATTCAAAACGAAGGTTGCAATCTcgttacctttggttgaatttgggAGATAAAAATTCTCGCTTATTTCATATTGTTTCACGAATTAAGCAACAATCTTCTCTTATCTCTGGTTTAAAAATCAGTGGTTCCTGGTGTGAAGAACCGAGTGTTGTTAAAGATTTTGCAATCGATTTTTTTGAGAAGTTGTTTGCTCAGCCGGCTGCTGTACCCTCTGACTTCGATTGGGCTGCCTTAAATTTGGCCCAGGTCCCGGCCCATCTTCACGAATCTCTTGAAGCCCATTTTACCTCTGATGATGTTCTGAATGTGATTAATAATTTTGAAGGGAATAAAACTCCGGGTCCCGATGGTTTTTCGTTACAATTTTTTAAGAAAGGCTGGTTATTTCTTGAAGATACAATTATGGAAAtgtttgaacaatttcattccaATCCGATGTTTCCTAAAGGTTTCAACTCTTCTTTTATTGTTCTCATTCCAAAATCCAACTCGGCTACGACTATTGATCACCTTCGCCCCATTAGTCTTATAAATGCCCCGTACAAGATAATCGCAAAATCTCTTGCTAATAGACTCaaaaaggcaatcccttccattatAAGTGAATCTCAAAATGGGTTTGTTCCATCTCGCTTGTTAATGGATGGAGTAATGGTGGTTAGTGAAGTTATTCATAGTGCCAAAAAGAAGAAGCACCCTATTCTTTTATTGAAAATCGACTTTTCTAAAGCCTACGATTGTGTATTCCATGAGTTCTTGCTTGATGTTTTACACAATATGGGATTTGGGGTCAAGTTCATCTCATGGGTCAAAACTTGCATCTCCAACATAAATTTTTCAATTCTCTTAAACGGTTCACCTTCTAGAGAGGGGGTTATGAAGCGGGGGTTACGCCAAGGGGATCCGTTATCGTCTTTCCTTTTCATCATTGTGGCCGAAGTACTTAGCAAGCTTCTCTCCAATGATCTTGAGAGTGATGTTTTGGAGGGTTGTAAAATCGCTCGTAACTTAAAAATCAACCACTCTCAATTTGCCGATGATACTATAATCTTCGCTCAACCGATCTTAGAGAACTTAATAGAATTAAGAATGTGTTGCATCTATTCTATTAACTCTCCGGCCTCCAAATGAACGCTATCAAAATGGCGATGTATGGCATTCATGTTTCTAGAGATGATATGAAAACTTTCTCGGATGTTTTCAATTGCAAAGTAGGCTCCTTCCCTTTGGAATATCTTGGGATTCCAATCGGCTTAAATAGAGGTAGAAAGGAGATGTGGACCCCGATTATAGATAAGTTCAAACGAAAGTTAGCCGGGTGGAAAGGTCGGTGTCTTTCTTTCAGTGGAAGATTGGTCATGGTTAACGCGGTTATTTCTAATCTCCCTCTTCACTTTATGTCAATTTACGAAGCTCCGGTTTCCGTTATAAAGCAACTTGAAAGGTATAGAAGAAATTTTCTTTGGGGCGGTGATTGCCTTAAAAAGAAGACTTGCTTGGTAAAATGGGCTTCGGTGTGCTTGCCTAAAGAGTTGGGTGGTCTAGGTGTTACTCCTTTACGCCTAAAAAATCTTGCAATGCTTGCTAAATGGTGGGTGCGTTTGAATAATAACAAACAAGGCCTTTGGAAATCTATCGTTGTCACCTCTTTCGGTCCGTCTTTTAGAGGTAAAATTATGAATAATGTCTCTACTTTAAAGATCTCAATGTTATCTCCAATTTGGAAAGATTTGGTGAACCTACACAAAAATGACTCCGTATTCGATATTGTTGGTCCCAATAATTGGAAGTGGAAGTTAGGCAACGGAAAGAGTATTATTTTTTGGTTCGATCCTTGGGCCGACGGGCGTATTTTAAAAGATGAATTCCCATCTTTATTCGCCTCATGTTCGCTAAAATCGTCCTCTGTCAATCAATTTCGGTCCCCTGCATGCTCGGCCTCTCCTCAAAATGGGTGGGAGTTTCATCTTGTTCACCCTCTGTCCATTTATGACACTTTTTTAGCCAACGAATTGGCTCACTTTCTGGCTCGGTTTCGTATTAATGAAGCTGTGGAAGATTTGGTTTTATGGACTGCAGGCCCTCTCGAATCTTACTCTGTAGCGGATGGAGTTCGTATTCTTGTGCAATCGACTAATGTTTCTCCAATGGTTTGGCCCAAAGTCGTGTGGGGTAATTCCGTTCCCTCTAAGGTAATGATTTTTCATTGGCTCGCCATCAAATGAAGTATCCCCGTTAAAGCGGTTTTAGCTCATAGGCACATCTTACCCCCCCAACCAATCTACCTTATGCGTTTGGTGTAGACGCGAAATTGAATCTATTAATCACTTGTTACTTCATTGTAAGTGGACTTCTTGCATTTGGACGGACCTTTTTCGTTGGTGGAACATTCGATGGGTTATCCCGAGATCAATTCTCGACTTCTCTTTCGATTGGTTTTATGGTATGGGAATCAAAGCTTCCAAGTTTTGGAAGTTGATTGGGCCCGCTACTATTTGGGCAATTTGGGTCGCAAGAAACAATATTATCTTTAATAGTAAATTCACATGTCGATCAAGGCTCGTCCGAAATATCAAACTCAAGACTTTTCTTTGGGCGACTAATCTTAAACTTGTTCATGGTTTGCAAGCTCATGTTTGTGATCAAAACCCCTCATTTCTTGTGTAATTTGATGTTGTAAGTTTTATTTCCAATGGCCTGTTATATGGTCTTTGTTCTTGTAATTGTTTGATTTCATCATTTTGATGAAGTCCTATTAATATACAGTTCCTTtgttcgccaaaaaaaaaaaaaactactatatatttattattactaaattgAAATTGAttatttcatttatttattattagtattacgtaCGTGTAGTTAAGAAGGCGTATATGtacaaactagtgaaatgacccgtgaaaacacgggtttgtttaaacgaaacattttaatgatatgttttaggtattaagtgaatgtagatattaaattcatttagtttattgacacgtggaaccacggattccgactaaaaaacttgtcgttaattttacaaacataaagttcgctcaaagttgaatatttatatttaaatttttaataataataattattaataataataaatgccttttaaatttttttagaaaagtgaaattacaatttaggagacattaatatttccttttataaaagattttgtattatttttttaattaaactaatatataattatgacatcattattatgaaaagtaaaaAGTAATTTACCTTAATGATGATGTTATCATTTTAGAAGTTTATTAgacttccttttataaaagattttgtattatttttttaattaaattaatatataattatgacatcattattatgaaaagtaaagggtaatttagcttaatgatgatgtcatcattttagaggtttattagactatatagataGATGACCATCTTTAAtgcaattattttattattttatactcAATATACAAATATACATTCTCTGCCTATAAATAAATATACGCGTAGAAATTTTATGTTGATTAGTAATTTGGCATTCATTCATAGCATCAAATGGCATTCAAGTTTAGAGTCTTTTTCACACTGCTCATAACATACATTATCAAATCACAAAAACCGGACATTCACAAAATATTAAGAACTATTCGGGTTTGTGCTCACTAAAATATACGGAGTACTTTTTATAGTTTAATCTCAAAAATAAATATATGTTTACATCTTACATCTTCATACTTTACATACACAAATTAGATGTTGATGTCTCAATGTTGTTTCATATACACATAGAGTATGTTTGAATGCGAGTTTTTTTgaagattttaaatttttttagcttctagcttttatgaagaaaaaaaaaaaactcgtaTTTAGTAAGAGTTTTGTTTTGCTAAacatattcatataatatatgtttatgaataaacaaatatttaataaaatttttttAAGAACTACCAGTTAGTTTTGCCGCACATACTCATATATGTTTGTGGGTAAATGTTATGTAGTTAAACACTTGATTATTATGATATGGCACAGGTTAAAGATAGGGATACAATTGACTGCGTTAACATTTACAAGCAACCGGCTTTTAATCATTCAGCTCTTAAAAATCATACCATTCAGGTATTAATTTATATTCGCCAAAAATTAGCAACGGATAAATACAAATTTTTTACTGATCAACGTCATATTTCACAATTCGTGTATTTTGTTGccattatttttttcttctttttttttaacGGATGATGCCATAATACTTTGATGTATGTAATGATATCACTCATTATACTAAAAGAGACtagtaagtttctagttttagGTAGTCAAACGACATCAACCAATGATATGGCCACTTTATACTACTTTTTTTAAGAATTAGTTATATGACTTTATTTTGGTATGTGCTTTCATGTTTTATCttcttctaattttttttttttattttgtcattAAATATTTTCTTTTCACTGGAGCTTTTGGTTACATGTATGTGCTAACTCTTTATAACCATTAATGTAGTACATCTCCAAAAGGAAAAgattaaaatatttttatatcttttatatttttCATATAGTATATATTAGTTTATATAAACAACGGTTTAATCGAATACTATTTTTCAGTTGGGTTCTCATTATACTAAAAGCGATGAGGAAATTTGTAGTTTTAGGTAGTCAAACCATATCAAGCAATAATATGGCCtttatactatttttttttttaaaaaaatagttgTATAATTTTAATTTGGTATGTGCTTTTATGTTTTATcttcttttattttaatttttctaAATTTGGTAGTTACATATTTTCTTCTTGCTGACACTTTTCATTACGTGTATGTGTCAACTAGTGCAGAGACCCGTGGAATCATGAgattttaaagaaatttttttgTATGATAAGATATAATTGACGATGTTATTTAACCAAAATGTAGATGTTATATAACTAacatgtaaataaaatataatacttCATCAAATTCAACAAAATAAAAAAGAACAATACGAATGTTATTGCTTACATTAACAATATGAATGTTATTACTCAAGGCTATAGCAAACCATACCTTtaggaaatatgaatgttattgcttACATTAATAGTAATACGATCTATATAATGGTCTATATGATGTGTATTAGCTTTTCTTGGAGGCTTTCATGGGAGTGATTACTGTCTTGTTTCTCTCGAGCTTGCTGAGCTAAACCCTAATAAAGAACTGATCATAAAGAGACAATTTTAAATACCAAGTGATCACGAGCATGGTTGAACTCACAGAGCTTTATTATATTGTACCCGACCACCCAACAATTAGTAGTCTGTCTCACTCATCTCCTTTCAGATTCTCTTCAAAAGCATAGAGGCCACACAAATtaatatcaaattattatttacatatatgcttACACATAAcaaatgggggatgattctcacacactgttttttgatcctcacacacctttttaccctattattaggaaggagttcaagtaaattggtgtgtgaggatcaaaaaacagtgtgtgagaatcatcccccataacAAATAGAGCTGGAATATTTGACCTCTTAATATTACTTACGAGTAGGTTAATTGCGGTTGTGTATTGTGAATAAGTGAATGATCCCTTGCCCTCATTCGATTATGTGATATGTATAAATACAAAAGATTTCCTACAATCAAGGCTAAACATGAGGGAATATTGGCAGACAAACTAATCCTAATTTGTGAGTGGCAGACAACTATTCCTAATTTATATAACATGTTTGACCGAAtatattttacaaatatagtttctaTCTAATATAGCCCCTCAGTTTAAGCGAGAGATGGCCGAACGTTTAAACTGATCCTAAAGTCTTCAAATAATACTCGAGGCAAGCCTTTGGTGAAAATATCTGCAATCTAAAACCGAGTCGGAATATGAAGTACCCGTACTTGTCCGCGAGCAACTTTTTCCCTTACAAAGTGTATATCCatttcaatatgttttgtacgctgATGTTGAACTGGATTTCCGGACAAGTGAATAGCGCTAATGTTATCACATAAGACAATCGTTGCTTTAGAAATGGGACAATGTAATTCGAGCAATAGATTTCGAAGCCAGCAAGACTCAGAAACAACATTAGCAACTCCTCTATACTCTGCTTCAGCACTGGATCGTGAGACAGTTGGTTGTCTTTTGGCAGACCAGGAAACCAAATTGTTACCGAAAAACACGCAATAGCCCGAGGTGGATCGGCGTGTGTCAGGACAACCGCCCCAGTCAGCATCTGTATAAGAGACTAGAGATTGCAACGACGTCTTGGTGAGTTGCAAGCCAAACGAAGAAGTACCCTGCAAATAACGTATAATACGACGAAGCGCATGCATATGACAAACTTTCGGATCATGCATGTGTAGACAAATTTGTTGAACAGCATACGAAATATCAAGGCGAGTAAAAGTTAAATATTGCAATGCACCGGCAAGGCTTCGAAACTCGGAAGGATTAGCATATGCAGGACCAGAATTACCCAGCTTACTATTAGTATCAACTGAGGTTTTAACCTGGTTACAAGAACTCATTCCAGCTCGTGAAATTATATCGTCAGCATATGTCTTTTGACTTAAAAATAGTCCATGTGCATTGGTAGTGACAGATATTCCAAGAAAATAGCTAAGAGAGCCAAGGTCTTTCATAGCAAATTCACGTCCAAGAAGAGTCATCAGAGATTCACGAAGTGCTGTAGATGAGGTAACTAACACAATATCATCTACATACAATAATAGATAAGCAGTATGCGGCCCATGTTTATAAATGAATAAAGAGTTATCAGATTTGCTATGTGTAAAGCCAATGGACGACGCAAATGTTGCAAAGCATTGGTACTATGCACGTGGTGCTTGTTTTAAGCCATAGAGAGAGCGTTTGAGAAGACACACATGATTAGGTTTTGAAGTATCACGAAATCCATAAGGTTGGTGCATATAAACTGTTTCGGTTAATGAACCGTGAAGAAAAGCATTCTTAACGTCCAACTGATTTATGTTCCAAGATTTTGAAAGTGCAATGGATAGGACAAGACGAATGGTTGCAGGTTTAACTACTGGACTGAATGTTTAATTGCAATCAACACCCACTGTTTGTGATCGACCGTCTCTGACTAATCTTGCTTTATAACGTTCAAGAGTCCCATCAGATTTCAATTTATGTTTAAATATCCACATACTCCTAATAATAGTCATCTCAGGTGTTCGCGGTACAAGAACCTAAGTATTGTTATCCATTAAAGCTTTGTATTCATCAATCATGGCATTATTCTAATTGGGGTCTGAAATAGCGTTTTTTGGTGTACGAGGAAGAGGAGAAAAAGATGTGAGAGACGACAAGTTAAATTGTATTTTTGGTTTATGTATTCCTGTCATGCTACGAGTAGTAATTGTACGAGTTGGAGGAGGAGGAGAATTATGCATGGTGGATGTAGAAGAATTGGTAACAGAAGCTTTAGTTGGTGAGGAATT is from Rutidosis leptorrhynchoides isolate AG116_Rl617_1_P2 chromosome 10, CSIRO_AGI_Rlap_v1, whole genome shotgun sequence and encodes:
- the LOC139871005 gene encoding uncharacterized mitochondrial protein AtMg00810-like, which gives rise to MTLLGREFAMKDLGSLSYFLGISVTTNAHGLFLSQKTYADDIISRAGMSSCNQVKTSVDTNSKLGNSGPAYANPSEFRSLAGALQYLTFTRLDISYAVQQICLHMHDPKVCHMHALRRIIRYLQGTSSFGLQLTKTSLQSLVSYTDADWGGCPDTRRSTSGYCVFFGNNLVSWSAKRQPTVSRSSAEAEYRGVANVVSESCWLRNLLLELHCPISKATIVLCDNISAIHLSGNPVQHQRTKHIEMDIHFVREKVARGQVRVLHIPTRF